A window of Cryptomeria japonica chromosome 3, Sugi_1.0, whole genome shotgun sequence contains these coding sequences:
- the LOC131042319 gene encoding putative leucine-rich repeat receptor-like serine/threonine-protein kinase At2g24130 produces MAPLCFYSFIMLCIFSISALPHSLNTSQQLQLLLQFKTAISNNNTSSLPDWTPLHPLCNWSAVTCDPSFQSVVALNLSDMNLDGTISPLLGNLSSLQSLDLSNNALTSTIPPQLAQLTHLQVLWVHRNQLQGTIPLSLSACRNLNDLALSYNQLHGSIPPELSLLTRLKFLYLGQNNLTGVIPPSFKNLSTLVELYLGENDLYGPIPSELGALSQLQRLSLSTNQLSGPIPPELGMLTHLQVLYLYTNNLSGTIPSSLGNLSSMTDLELTENDLHGPIPPELGTLTHLQNLDLWGNNLSGAIPYSLTNLSKLRVLGLSQNQLSGHIPREIGTKLSNLHLLSLWGNQLSGKIPNSLGNCSNLTALVLAENQLNGMVPMELGKLKLLTRLYLHTNQLVSDSSNTLSFLTSLTNCSHLQEILVSNNHLTGILPPSIGQLSSNLSFLDLSNNMISGRIPQQIANLTDLIYLSLRDNLFSGNIPSGIKRFQKLERLYLGGNKLEGSIPSEIGQMQHLGLLNFSHNQLSGKLPDSLCSPKQLRRLLLQHNNLSGEIPVVLAGCQNLELIDLSYNKLGGRIPPDFIASLKNLVFYLKLSWNSLEGSLPLEMSKIAMAQAIDISGNRLTGLIPNSLGDCTALEHLNLSHNAFEGPIPDSLSKLQNLQEMDLSTNSLSGSIPMSLERLKVLQYMNVSFNNLSGQIPKGGLFPNRTVIELFMGNPGLCGPMNYSLPPCPKKSQEKHSLLKKIVLSVSNLLGVGNFGSVYKGILRDGKIVAIKALNLQNEEAHKSFDTECKVLGRIRHRNLIKIISAFSYSGFKGLVLQFASNGSLEKHLHPDRDDQEFCKLGLEDCLSIAVDVAHGMEYLHHDCPFQIVHSDLKPSNVLLDANMTALVTDFGICRLITPNSIDSFSAATFALNGSIGYIAPEYGLWGGVSTKGDVYSYGILILEMVTKKRPSDDMFVGDMNLQKWVRSAFPDRLADIVDCGLLRDVNENMEANRCLLSFIHVGLLCSSESPRERPSIRDVARFLESLKTSSMGGAVASNLTATISDLLRNTNRAETLASDSQSSTF; encoded by the exons ATGGCTCCTCTTTGCTTCTACTCTTTCATCATGCTCTGCATCTTTTCAATCTCCGCTCTTCCTCACTCTCTCAATACCTCTCAACAGCTACAATTGCTCCTGCAATTCAAAACGGCTATTTCCAACAACAACACCTCTTCACTGCCAGATTGGACTCCTCTTCACCCCCTCTGTAACTGGTCTGCCGTTACCTGCGACCCCTCTTTCCAGTCCGTCGTCGCCCTCAACTTATCCGACATGAACTTAGACGGCACCATCTCTCCTCTCCTCGGGAATCTCTCCTCTCTTCAATCCCTCGATCTCTCCAACAATGCCCTCACTTCTACCATTCCACCTCAACTCGCCCAACTCACCCATCTGCAGGTACTCTGGGTACACCGCAATCAATTGCAAGGAACAATTCCCCTCTCTCTTTCTGCTTGCCGAAATTTGAATGACCTGGCACTCTCCTATAACCAACTGCATGGCAGCATTCCGCCTGAGCTGAGTCTCCTTACAAGATTGAAGTTCCTCTACTTAGGACAAAACAATCTCACAGGTGTTATTCCCCCTTCTTTCAAAAACCTGTCCACTTTAGTTGAATTGTACTTGGGAGAAAATGATTTGTACGGCCCCATTCCTTCTGAATTGGGAGCCCTCTCTCAACTACAGAGGCTATCACTTAGTACGAATCAGTTGTCAGGTCCCATTCCCCCTGAATTGGGCATGCTCACTCACCTGCAGGTTCTTTACCTTTATACAAATAACTTATCAGGCACCATTCCCAGCTCCTTAGGAAATCTGTCTTCCATGACCGATTTAGAATTGACAGAAAATGATCTTCATGGCCCCATTCCCCCTGAATTGGGCACGCTCACTCACCTGCAAAATCTTGACCTTTGGGGGAATAACTTATCAGGTGCCATTCCCTATTCTTTAACAAATCTCTCGAAATTGAGAGTATTAGGTTTAAGTCAAAACCAGCTGAGTGGACATATTCCACGGGAAATAGGTACCAAGCTCTCCAATTTGCATTTACTCAGTTTATGGGGAAATCAGCTTAGTGGAAAAATACCAAACTCTCTTGGAAATTGTTCCAACCTCACAGCACTTGTTTTAGCTGAAAACCAGCTGAATGGAATGGTGCCAATGGAGCTGGGCAAGTTGAAACTCCTTACCCGGCTTTACCTACATACCAATCAACTTGTTAGTGATAGCAGCAACACATTGTCTTTTCTAACTTCTCTTACAAATTGCTCCCACTTGCAAGAAATATTAGTGTCTAATAATCATCTCACTGGTATATTGCCCCCGTCCATAGGCCAACTGTCTTCCAATTTAAGTTTCTTGGATTTATCAAACAACATGATAAGCGGAAGAATACCACAGCAGATTGCCAATCTAACTGATTTAATCTATTTAAGTTTGAGGGATAATCTTTTCAGTGGCAATATTCCATCCGGAATTAAAAGATTCCAGAAGTTGGAAAGATTGTATTTGGGTGGGAACAAATTAGAAGGAAGCATTCCAAGTGAGATAGGTCAAATGCAACATCTCGGACTCCTAAACTTTAGTCACAACCAGCTATCTGGAAAACTGCCAGATTCCCTTTGTAGCCCTAAGCAGCTAAGACGTCTTTTACTTCAGCACAACAACTTGTCAGGGGAGATCCCTGTTGTTTTAGCAGGATGTCAGAATTTGGAGCTCATTGACTTATCTTACAATAAATTAGGTGGAAGGATACCTCCTGATTTCATTGCCAGCCTCAAAAATCTGGTTTTCTACCTCAAACTTTCGTGGAATTCTCTGGAAGGGTCTTTGCCACTAGAGATGAGTAAAATTGCAATGGCTCAAGCCATAGACATCTCTGGAAATCGGCTTACTGGGCTGATTCCGAATTCTCTAGGAGACTGCACAGCATTAGAGCATCTGAATCTGTCCCACAATGCCTTTGAAGGTCCAATTCCAGACTCGCTCTCCAAATTACAAAATCTCCAAGAAATGGATCTTTCTACCAATTCTTTATCAGGTTCAATACCAATGTCCCTTGAAAGATTAAAAGTACTTCAATACATGAATGTTTCATTCAATAATTTGTCAGGGCAGATTCCAAAAGGAGGGTTGTTTCCAAATAGAACTGTTATAGAATTGTTTATGGGAAACCCTGGCCTCTGTGGACCAATGAATTATTCATTGCCTCCATGCCCAAAGAAGAGTCAAGAAAAGCATTCACTGCTTAAAAAAATAGTCTTATCAGTT TCAAACTTGCTTGGAGTGGGTAACTTCGGATCAGTCTACAAAGGAATTTTGAGGGATGGTAAGATAGTTGCAATCAAGGCTCTTAATTTGCAGAATGAAGAAGCTCATAAGAGCTTCGACACAGAATGCAAAGTATTAGGGAGGATTCGGCACCGTAACCTGATCAAAATCATAAGTGCATTTTCCTACTCTGGCTTCAAAGGTCTGGTTCTTCAATTTGCTTCCAATGGGAGCTTGGAGAAACATTTGCACCCAGACAGGGATGATCAGGAATTTTGTAAATTGGGATTGGAGGACTGTTTGAGCATTGCTGTAGATGTTGCCCATGGCATGGAGTATTTACATCATGATTGTCCTTTCCAAATTGTGCACTCTGATTTAAAACCTAGCAATGTGCTCCTGGACGCCAACATGACGGCCCTTGTGACTGATTTTGGTATATGCCGTTTGATTACTCCAAATTCCATAGATTCATTTAGTGCTGCAACATTTGCACTCAACGGATCTATTGGCTATATTGCTCCAG AGTATGGATTGTGGGGGGGTGTTTCCACAAAGGGAGATGTTTACAGCTATGGAATTCTGATATTAGAGATGGTTACAAAGAAGAGGCCAAGTGATGACATGTTCGTGGGAGACATGAACTTGCAGAAGTGGGTAAGGTCAGCTTTTCCAGATAGACTGGCAGATATTGTTGATTGTGGGCTATTGAGAGATGTGAATGAAAACATGGAAGCCAATAGGTGTCTTCTTTCTTTCATTCATGTTGGTTTGCTTTGTAGCAGTGAATCACCAAGAGAACGACCTTCCATTAGAGATGTAGCCAGGTTCTTGGAGAGTCTCAAGACATCTTCCATGGGGGGTGCAGTTGCTTCAAATTTAACAGCCACCATATCAGACCTCCTGCGCAATACCAATCGCGCAGAAACATTGGCATCTGACAGTCAAAGTTCTACATTTTAG